A window of Benincasa hispida cultivar B227 chromosome 9, ASM972705v1, whole genome shotgun sequence genomic DNA:
CCTGAGAGCTGTGAGAAACTACAAAGATTAACGAATTTGTATCAACTTACCATATGATTATGAAAACTCACAGACCTCTCCATCTGGGGCTGGGCACTGGAACAGTGGGTGACAATGGAAACTGTGGATATCCCAACGGACCGGCCGACGGCGAAAACAGCAAGCTCGGCGAAAGCAAAGGGTATGCTGATCTTGGTGAATTCATACATCCGAATGGAAGAGGGGAAGAGGGCATCGGCAGTTGAGCGTCTGAAGTCATTACACCCGATGAAGGTGGCGGAGGTATGGTTCCTTGCGCCATGGCTGGCGGTGGAAGCTGTTGCTGTGAGGTTAAATTGTTCCAACGAGGTGAAACAAGAGGAGCTAGAGGTGAGAATCCGGAGAATTGCTTCTGATTAGAATCGAGAGTTGAAAATGAGGTGTGAAGATATCTCATATAAGCCGAAACGGGTGATTCAGCCGGCGCGTGGACGGCTGGTAGCGGAGGCAGAGGCGAAAGCGGCGCAACAGGCCGTCCGAAATTATTAGCAGATGAAATGGAATTTCTAGGGTTCAGACCAGGCGGTGGTTGTTGTTGCGGCTGCGGCATAGGAACAGCGCTATTTAGCATCGGAGGAGGACGATTACTCACGTTTGCAAGTGGAGGTGGTCGGATTCGCTGCAGGCGAGAGCTCTGGGGCTTTGGTGGATGAATCGGCGGCGGATTCGAAAACCGCTCGTGCGCCGGTGAGCCAGTGAGCTTCTGAACCACGTCTCGAAAATCATTCTTGTTGATATTGTAAACCGGTGGCTGATGGTGCTGCGGTGGCTGCTGGGTTTGAGCCTGCACCGCCAATTCCGGCGGCGGTGGCGGCGGTTGAGGAAGACTCTGATTTTGATTAAAATTAGGATTGGAGTGAAGAGAAGAATCAAACCCGGGCTTCTTAACAAAACTAGGCTTGGAAATTTTGTGGGAAAGCTTGTTGAGGTGCCTGAGATATTGGTCCCTGCCTGTGGAGGCCGTACTGCCGCCATTATTAGCGGCGGAGGAATCTCCCGTCAGAGAAGATTGACAGCTTTTCTCCATATTtcatacaaaaaaaacaaaacaaaacaaaacccaGATGGCCGGACCCCTGTTCTTGATCAAAACACAACTGCAGATCTAATCTAATCTAATCTAATCCAACCTCTCTCTCTGTCTGTCTAACTCCTCTTAGGTTTATAGAACAGAACAGCTATGTCTGAAATTTCTGCAAATTGGacgatcttcttcttcttcttattcctCCTCCTCCCGCAGTTGCTGAAGGGGACCCAGAAGAGAACAGAAtcggaaaatgaagaaaaaagaaaaaatatttagggGAAAAAGATATAGTTCAGAGTGCAGAGATCGCCCACCTGTACAAAAAACTTCATTACAGAGAAACTATAGAGAGAGAAAACAAGTGGAGCCTCTTACTCTTATCTCATTGCCTTTCCCCACATACCAATAATTCTTATTATATCCTCTctaatataatttctttttttttttctttttttctcgttttaaaaaatatcaaatttaaattttgggtctctttaattaaaaatactattttagccCCACgactttgtatttattttattttactttccattaaattttaaaataatttaatttttatttaactctcccaaacaaacaaaatactttctttctataaaaaaaaattaagattaaaatattattttggtccatatacttttaattttgatttattttggtttttatactttcaaaatattcattttcacatatactttaattttatttattttggcccttctactttcaaaatgtacattttgatctttaactttcaaaaagtgacCGCTTTGGTCCacgtcattttttaaaaaaatttaaggactaaaatgaatcaaagttgAAAGCACCAcgaccaaaataaatattttgaaagtatgagaactaaaataaatattttaaaaatacaagtacaaagataaaatttttaaaatatagatatcaaaatgaaccaaaataaaaaatactggcattttttttaatgcatgtaacttttagttttgataattatgcctatttttcataaaaagaaTTATCTTTTCGGAGGTGAATAATAACTaagttttggaaaagaaaatatatacatatttttaaatttttaaaacgtaacttaaatttttaaaacaaatttgaaatatagacagcaaaaacaagtaaataaatagATACAATTAAGTAGTGTTTATAATCTACAAGTGGAGAAATAAAATGGTATGTGAATTTTATaataaagtatatatattttgtctTGATGTTGAGGTCGACGGGCCAAGAACAAGCTTtgtaattgaattaaaaattaaaagtattgGAAATGAAGAATCCGGCTCATTAGATAAGCATGAAGGAATATGTAACGTgtcctttttttccctttaattataatatatttatatttatatttattattggtTGCTTAAGCAATTATAATTTATGGCTTACAAAAACATCATTCCACCACATCaagaattttatttaaagttcaTCTCAGAAAATGTATATTTAAAGTTGGCAACAAGACAAGTTTTGTTgtctaattaaaatattattctcTCTTTATAACTCAAATCTTATCTTCATATCACTGTAGTTTGTGACACTataatttcattcttttttttcttttatactttatattcccatattctctctctctctctctctctctatatatatatattttttgttaaaGAACAATTATTACATTCTTTTTTTGGCTAATGTATGATATGGTTAGTGGGTGAGAACAAATACTTAaatggaatatatatatatatatatatatatatatatataattataattacttaatttaatgaaaaattattttaaatgataaaattgttaaaaatatttacaatatagagcaaaattttagaactatcaatgatggatgctgatagacactgattgACAGAAGTCTATTAgcatctattattgatagttctaaaattttgttatattttataaatattttgatttatttttttatatttaaaaacaaccccaATTTAATAGCATACAATAAATAAGTGCAAGTTTATCTTTATCAAATGAATGGAATTTCGTTGAATTATactatcatatttaatttaatcggtggtcatatatttctttttaaagtgtaagtatatatagaaaaaataaggatctttttaaatataaaaaatatttaaaaatatttacattttatagaaaaaaattttaaaaatatgaaatttttggtgtaaatgtttttaaaatttttctatttataagaattttctaaaaaaatatgtaaagaaAACAAATAGAAAGAGTGTGGGATAGGATTCATGAAATGTCGTCAcacaaaaaaaatgttaagaaaTGAATTGAATAttctttttaaacaaaaaaaaaaaaaaaaacaaatgaattaATTACTTACCAAACATTTACCGGGGAAAGTGTCTCTCCATATATACATATTGATGAGATTGAAAAATGGAATGAAAAAAGATAAACTGAAGTATAAAAAAGggtattcaataaaaataaatatgtgttttatatttttatatatgtatttgataatagattcaaaattaaattctatttcaatagttatttaaatatatttttatactaTATATTTAATCATAATACTAATTGTAGTTACcaactaatatttagttgataataaattattattaatttattttttaatatgatttatgttttaaaaatattatattatcattttaatattatataatttacaatacatgacataatacatattatattttttaaaacatggaCTTAATTTGTAATCTGacatattgtatttttaaatattatctttatttaatataatttgtattttaaaatataaaatccaaaatctagatccaatgaaaacaaaaaaaaatgttgttgtCATAATTTGTAGTGTTTAGATCACAGGATCTGAAACAGTTTTCAAAACAGAATAATTCAATGAATCTTAGAACAcgaaataaaatatggattctttatcaaataaacaaattctTAATTATTGCGATGCATTCATTTTTGCTCAGTCCAATCGAtgtctaataaaattttgtcatgggataatttttattaaaaaaagaaattgaattgtttttattttttataaattgtgaTATGAAAACAATGTTATTTGTACAAGAgagtattatatatttatattataattaggagagtaaattaaaaaaatgagaagTGAGGGGCAAAGTGgtaataaagagagaaaagaaaagtggGTCAGAGAGTACTATTGGTGGTCAAAGCAACCATAGAAAACGAAGGACGTTGTTGTCACCAAATTTCGTTCCTCTAAAAAATAtcgttgttcattaaagaatctTTTCGCCTACcccttttatttccttttttcttattttattcctttaaattctatttttgatTTGTTAACTTTTAAAAGGGTTATTTTACTCATTGTATTTTAGagtttgttctattttttttttttttagtatactAGTTACTCACTCAAACAAAGTTCAATCTTTCGACCTCACCAATAATAGAGTACAAAATGAAGAAAGGAGTGGAGAGAAAGCCAAACGGGGACAAAGGCGATAATACATTTCCCATTTTTATTCCAAAcctcatttattatttttattattttatatatatacaccaaCACACATACATAAAAGATATgtttgaatcaatttaaactcttatGTGTGGATAATGAttttatatgaatattttgatatgtttgaataatttttaaattcccATGTATGGAGAACTAAATAACTTCAtacacaattttattttatttgatcatttaaaatgtttacaactttttcttgagaaataaattatttaaagatGATTCCAAAACGtcattgtctattaatgatagtcAATGATGGAGATTAATAGACatatatcagtgtctatcactatATATCCATGTCTATCATGACACTACTAAatatctattagtgtctataaTGACATTTTGAtatgtttgaaaatatttacagcaattttaccatttaaaaccaTGGTATTTGGACaatttttattggatttatttccttaaaaaaaaaattaaatggataATAATTTTTCATAGGGAATTTGACCCTTGCAAATTTTTTCATAAATCTCTACTTTGATCCaagcaaaattaaacgaaaaaTTAGTTTGGATGGGAAATAAAAGAGTCGAACATCTCTACATATAGTGGAAGAGGATGTCCATTACCATCATTTGGCAGAGTtcgttatattttaatttctaaattttaaaaaaatctaactcAATTTTTTACTGATTTTATTCAttaccttttattttaattgtaataaactaATAATGCAGTTTTCTTCCGAATGTGTATTAGTATGTTCGTATGAGTAGAAGTCAGATTAAACATTCACACGATAAAATTTATGATACATAAATATGGacccgtttggattgacttaagaaaaaatagtttttaaaaaaaattcatttttatttaaacagtttttatcaaaatggtttaaaatacaattcaaaaactattttgagtgattgtcaaatactcaattttttttccttctaaaatcacttgtttttttttttaaattaaacacttgaaaatgtattccaaacataCACTAAATAAGCTTGggtcaaattgatttttgaaaggtTGGGACAAGAAATATAACAAACTAACCACTCAAAGACTaaagtgagatttatacttatTTTATCTTACTTTATTGGCTTATTTTAGGGTCGAATGTCATATGCCAGTTCATTGGTTTGATTTGTTTTAGTTATtgtactttaaaatatttaaattttagtccatatgatttcaatgaatattaaaattagttttgttatttgtttgaagtttatttttaatgaattttttagggcaaatatcaatttatactctaaACTTTAAAGATTGTATCTAAACTAattatcgtatatatttaaactttgaattttcttaagtgtattaatttaaaccaaactaataattatatcaatttaaaccctaaactttcgtAAACATACCAATTTAAATCTAAACTAATAACTGTATCAACTTAAACCATAAACTTTCGTAAATGTATCCACTCAAACCTTGAAGTTTTATAAGTGTACAATTTAAACGCCCTccattatgttatatttggatacatttatgaaagttcatggTTTAAATAGATATACATGTGATCAAGATTTAAATGGATCCATTTATTAGTTTGGGGTTCAAATTGATAATAGTCTgaagtttaggatttaaatttatataaccCAAAAGCCCAAgattataaattgatatttgtccaattttttaaaataataaaattaattttaaatcaataaaatacataataggaatattttgttctttcaaaatttatagggGGAAAACTAACATatgctaatttttttatttctataaattaaCCGTAACTAAATGCATGGACTAATTTTAAGTCTCTCATTCCCTAGTTCAATCAGAATAATCAAAGGTAGTCGTTGAAGATGCGTAACAAtaaataatctttttaattcatGTCTAAATCAGTCGAAAAGCACGAGAACTTTCCAAtctataaaactaaaataaaataagtctagattatagggaccaaaataataGTCTGACATTTATTGtcttttttattacttttaaaagGTCACTTCTAATTCAccatgaaaattattttatttaaataacattttgaaaatgtttatttcaatatatattttttttaacgactattttaattttgtaaccgtaagaaaaacaattattagtttttgtTAGTATCACTTGTTTTGTCAATAGTTgtcaaaatgagcataacttAACTATTATAATGTTGTCTCAATGATTGGTAGGTTGGAATCCCAATTAGGCTGGTCCCAAATAAGATAGGCCATACTTTTCAAAATGAGACCATATTTTGTAAAAAGACAAAtggtaaaataacaaaatatatcatttttaacaCTTAACCATCATCGTTCCTTATCTGACTGATGTGATTATCGCTGATAGGATTAATATTCTAAATGGGCACATCGTTAGAAGAATTCTCGTTGTCAATAGACAAACATTCATCCAAATTAATAAAGTTATTAGCATTATCATTCCAATTATCACAGTTTTcactcaaaatatttttatcctCGACGTTAACAATATTATTACTTTCATTAGGAGTGCATGATTCCTTCACAAAGAACTTATCAAGAGCTTCTCTTTGAGATCGAGTTAACTTtctaatcttctttttccttacGTTTTCACATCGAAATCATGTTTTCTCATTCCAAGACCCATTATCAAATtcttaaaacaaataaacaaagtGAGAGAATGAAAACCAAAAGGATAGAAATAACCTGTAAAAATAATTATGTCAAACATTAGTcatcaatcaatcaatattcAAAAACTTCAAGAGCCTTAGACGTCTATTTTATAtccaaaattatatatatatatataaagaagctTCAATTAGAAACCATCACACAAACAAAAGTAGGACGATTTTGATAAATTTcaatacaaacaaaaataaaaagcaagCCCGTAAATCTACcgatatatatattaaacatttACCTTCAATTATCGAATTGGAGAAGAAACAATCCTCATATTCTCACAGCCTTCAAATTCAAACCTCATTACAATGAATAGAAGTAGACAATAGTTGTGGGTAGGAATTCTTTATTGACTTTTAATGATTTTATCATAAATCACTAGTTGAATCGGTATAATTGGAAGAAAGACAAAGTAGACTGAAgataaataagattttttttttttttggtgaaacCCCATAAATATGGTGTTTTTTTAGGAATAATTgattacaaattaacttttaagATGACAAGggagaaaattaaaaagtttgatGTTTGAAATGACAAAAGGAagaattggatttttttttttttttctaaaaattttattattattattattattattttttatagagGTGAGGAGTTGATGAAAGAGACACATACTCAGTCAAGTTttcgttttatttttatttttcttttttgagtcAACCAACATTTTCAATTTGGAGCTCCTAAATTTTGGGTCCTATGATAGGTCATAGCCCACATATGCTAAAGAGGACATGCCCCAACTCTTGTTCtacaaaaagattaaaaataataataataataataaaaataaaggatAATGTGATTTATGTGTATTGATATATTGACATATAAGGGATCTATTATCCACCCTGAGCATAGTTCAACTAATTTTAGATATATACACTCGATTAAAAGCTCTAAAATTCGTATTCCAACTCTGTGTTGTTGAACTCGtggattaaaaaaaagtatgaatAAGATATTGATATGGATTGGTCATAAAAACTTGGCTAAAACCATGAGATAAGTATTTATGGGGTGGATATTATATGTCAAAATAATAGCaatgatgaaaatgattttttttaagtctACTAATGAAGAACtgatttgataactatttattttttcaattttttattctttaggTCCGTTTAATAGCCTACAAATACATCTTCCAtctctaaatttattgtttaattatatattttctatcaatgttttaaaaaaccaaggaaaatcttgtttttgtttttagaattcaaCTACTAATTGAATCCTTTCACTcaaaaaagatgaaaagaaatagagagaaaatatactTGGTTTTCAAAagtacaagaaaaaaaaaatcaaatggttaccatataggtcttagttttttttttttttttttgtattttttttgtattttttattctctttttttaaaagcaAATATATGTgtgtttaataataattttttgtttttcgcTTCTAAAAAACAGAAAgcttaatttatttgataattgtttttggttttttaagtTCTTACAAAAGGGAGAGATGAAGAGATGTTTTAGATAGAAGAATGGTGTAAAGAtagtaaataaaaatttagagacataaatataaatgttttaGGGATAAAAGTAAAACATGATAGATTTAGAGacttagaagaaaaatatttatttagagaaaaattagTTAGGGATGTGTGAGAGAAAATACTGGTTATACTTGGTataaatattatctaaaaaGTAAATACAACTTTGAGGAAAGAGAtcaaattttaatgaaaataaagttaaataaaaagaaaaattttagagaGGGGAAAGTTAGGAGTAAATGATATGTTAGATAAATAAAGTATAAGGTTTAAATCCTATCTTGATTCTTAAATTTGGAATATTATTCTATTTTggttcaaaattttttaaaaatgtctattttagtcattgaattttaaaaaattcctaCTTTGGTCCTTAGTGTTAAGATTAtcttaactttttaaaatgatgAGTAAATGATTTTGGTCGTTTACTATTTTGATCTGTTGGTTGTTGTCATTCTGATTTAATTTCTCAACGCATGTCATAtacaatttcatccatatatacAATATGTGAGTGCTTTGTTTCCTTGGAATATTTTTTTGATTCTATGACAGTACttttttctctccctctcaatccctctattttctttctttcttctttcttctttcttcttttcttttcttattttattttattatttttttatgaatcCAGTTATGTGATTTATTgagataatatttttttcctttttctttttagagtttattttctatattggTAGATTTATTTGATTCTACTCTATTTTCATCTCATTTGCTTGGAGattcaaatttggaagaaaaaataGTAGGGTTTGttgtaaaagaaataaaaagaaagatagtattttttaaaaagggaaaataatATGGGAAGTTGGAGGATCGTAGGAGAGTTAGTTTTGAGGgagaaaaaagagaaggaaatcaatatatatatatttacttcaattttatttaaatttcttgattttcCATGGATTTTGGCGAACTTTTAGTTACAATTTTGACGGAGACTCCAATTTTGTCCTGCTTGAGCTGATTGCCATCGTCGTCTTCATCTCAGGCTCCAATCTACCTGAGCCGATTGCAATGTTCCATCTCCTTCAGTTAATGTCGTCATCATTGCTTTGTACACCt
This region includes:
- the LOC120086247 gene encoding VQ motif-containing protein 9-like encodes the protein MEKSCQSSLTGDSSAANNGGSTASTGRDQYLRHLNKLSHKISKPSFVKKPGFDSSLHSNPNFNQNQSLPQPPPPPPELAVQAQTQQPPQHHQPPVYNINKNDFRDVVQKLTGSPAHERFSNPPPIHPPKPQSSRLQRIRPPPLANVSNRPPPMLNSAVPMPQPQQQPPPGLNPRNSISSANNFGRPVAPLSPLPPLPAVHAPAESPVSAYMRYLHTSFSTLDSNQKQFSGFSPLAPLVSPRWNNLTSQQQLPPPAMAQGTIPPPPSSGVMTSDAQLPMPSSPLPFGCMNSPRSAYPLLSPSLLFSPSAGPLGYPQFPLSPTVPVPSPRWRGL